The following coding sequences are from one Azospirillum sp. TSH100 window:
- a CDS encoding DUF4384 domain-containing protein yields MKGCGYTSGSGRGAGMRRDGTATETATAGDTAKDAQRLGRYRLLDLIGRDGDARLHRALDANGQAVLLWTVPLARLCADAAGLERFRRMASAAARLSHPAIPVILASGEHAGTAFVAAAPADGPTLAARLADGPLAWDETVATLDRVLDALAAAHRAGVVHGALTPDSILHAGPAAVVTGFGRAALTMAPLDRHDDLAAVARLTERLLTGHDDRPGVAALLAMLRDGAPAALPEAGHLHRAVAALDGALALPPVAAPVRRRRWPLWLGGAALAGGLAAIAVMNQRSPDRPPVATRIEDVRPEPAPPPPPSPPSPSQLTVPRQPPVAMVAAALRAIPCALVGVETTGGRLLVSGTVAGERAETAVRESVEVLAAGWDHGFDLATADARFCAPLGSVAKARTANRGLAQPLTVTVQDGPALDADDPLVLEIRAPAHPVQLQVDYFTVDGSVVHLLPNPSDSAIALAAGASRRLGDRTEDGRPGSGRTWTIGPPFGTEMLLTIATAAPLFAIPRPEQEQAADYLSALSDALTALPDDAPEALADARFIRTGP; encoded by the coding sequence ATGAAGGGCTGCGGCTATACCAGCGGTTCTGGCCGGGGAGCGGGAATGCGGCGGGACGGGACAGCGACAGAGACGGCCACGGCCGGTGACACGGCCAAGGACGCACAGCGGCTCGGCCGCTATCGGCTGCTCGACCTGATCGGGCGGGACGGCGATGCCCGGCTGCATCGGGCGCTGGACGCCAATGGACAGGCGGTCCTGCTGTGGACGGTGCCGCTGGCCCGTCTGTGCGCCGATGCCGCCGGGCTGGAGCGGTTCCGGCGGATGGCCAGTGCGGCGGCCCGGCTGTCCCACCCGGCCATTCCCGTCATCCTGGCCTCCGGTGAGCATGCCGGCACCGCCTTCGTCGCTGCCGCACCGGCCGACGGGCCGACGCTTGCCGCAAGGCTGGCCGACGGTCCGCTGGCATGGGACGAGACTGTCGCGACTTTGGACCGCGTGCTGGACGCGCTTGCCGCTGCCCACCGTGCGGGCGTGGTCCACGGCGCGCTGACTCCCGACAGCATCCTGCATGCCGGGCCGGCGGCGGTGGTGACCGGGTTCGGCCGGGCGGCATTGACGATGGCGCCGCTGGACCGGCACGACGATCTGGCCGCCGTCGCAAGGCTGACCGAACGGCTTCTGACCGGCCATGATGACCGGCCGGGGGTTGCAGCCCTGCTGGCGATGCTGCGCGATGGGGCTCCCGCAGCCCTTCCTGAGGCGGGGCATCTGCATCGGGCAGTTGCCGCGCTGGATGGAGCGTTGGCGCTCCCGCCCGTGGCGGCTCCGGTACGGAGGCGCCGTTGGCCGCTGTGGCTTGGCGGTGCTGCCCTGGCGGGCGGTCTGGCGGCCATTGCGGTCATGAACCAGCGGTCGCCAGACCGCCCGCCAGTGGCGACGAGGATCGAGGATGTCAGGCCTGAACCGGCTCCCCCACCGCCTCCCTCTCCACCGTCCCCCTCCCAACTGACGGTGCCCAGGCAGCCGCCGGTTGCGATGGTGGCCGCGGCACTGCGTGCCATTCCCTGCGCGTTGGTCGGTGTGGAGACGACCGGCGGGCGGCTGCTGGTCTCGGGCACGGTCGCCGGGGAAAGGGCGGAGACGGCTGTGCGCGAATCGGTCGAGGTGCTCGCCGCCGGCTGGGACCACGGCTTCGACCTTGCCACGGCGGATGCGCGGTTCTGCGCCCCGCTGGGCAGTGTTGCCAAGGCACGGACTGCAAATCGCGGGTTGGCTCAGCCGTTGACGGTGACCGTGCAGGATGGACCGGCGTTGGATGCCGACGATCCGCTGGTGCTGGAGATTCGGGCGCCGGCCCATCCGGTGCAGTTGCAGGTCGATTACTTCACCGTCGACGGCAGCGTCGTTCATCTGCTGCCCAATCCGTCGGACAGCGCCATCGCCCTCGCCGCCGGTGCGTCGCGCCGCCTGGGAGACAGGACTGAGGACGGCAGGCCCGGCAGCGGGAGAACTTGGACCATCGGTCCGCCCTTCGGCACCGAAATGCTGCTCACGATCGCCACAGCAGCGCCGCTCTTCGCCATCCCAAGGCCGGAACAGGAACAGGCGGCCGACTATCTGTCCGCACTGTCCGATGCGCTGACCGCCTTGCCGGATGATGCACCGGAAGCGCTGGCGGATGCGCGCTTCATCAGAACCGGGCCGTGA
- a CDS encoding DUF1491 family protein, with amino-acid sequence MDDRLPTHLWVSAHIRAADAQGVAMTVARKGDPSRGTVILKINRLDRTFTVLVQTREADGERLFWARGTGAAPVPEADADAYIARQLRYDPDVWVVEVEDRQGRHWFEGPVR; translated from the coding sequence ATGGACGACCGCCTTCCGACCCATCTCTGGGTTTCCGCCCATATCCGCGCCGCCGATGCGCAAGGCGTGGCGATGACCGTGGCCCGCAAGGGCGATCCCAGCCGCGGCACGGTGATCCTGAAGATCAACCGGCTCGACCGGACCTTCACCGTGCTGGTCCAGACCCGCGAGGCGGATGGCGAGCGGCTTTTCTGGGCGCGCGGCACCGGTGCCGCCCCGGTGCCGGAGGCCGACGCCGACGCCTACATCGCCCGCCAGCTGCGCTACGACCCCGACGTCTGGGTGGTCGAGGTGGAAGACCGCCAGGGTCGCCACTGGTTCGAGGGGCCGGTGCGCTGA
- the flgK gene encoding flagellar hook-associated protein FlgK encodes MSLFAALNSATAGLRTVQTNVKLVSDNIAQANDPNRTRHTAQQSVDASGQVVSTTYRREVDKALMAQVMDLTSRDGGSQVTTTYMQQLGDLMRTTNGTPLLNEYSDKFQAAIKTLSTSPEDETAQYQLVQAAESFSREIRRVSEGVEQIDRDMKTDITKSVDTVNDLLKQINSINNDMVSLQGQGSAANAVADKRDGLVRELSTYMGIRTVERPDGRLAIFTPSGLALVDAQPANLSYDGGNINLQVGNQVTSINSHLTTGKLGSLIQMRKDGSTTEPPTPASGDPTTEIIRKLRSQLDEFAQAFTGPTKPGEPTSFADAYDNASPAAAGEQANQFFTGNDRFTITINAKLLDNTSKIKQSAIDGIVKAVNSAGRSFDADGLQMKDTTYSAMGSAITGTWMAAAKTANTAADSNKESMQLLSERYQSQTGVNIDEEIAQLQQLQTSYQASARVMQVANAMFDALEAVVR; translated from the coding sequence ATGTCCCTCTTCGCAGCCTTGAACAGTGCCACGGCCGGGCTGCGCACGGTCCAGACCAACGTCAAGCTGGTTTCGGACAACATCGCGCAGGCCAACGATCCGAACCGCACGCGCCACACCGCCCAGCAGTCGGTGGATGCCAGCGGTCAGGTCGTCAGCACGACCTATCGCCGGGAGGTCGACAAGGCGCTGATGGCCCAGGTCATGGACCTGACCTCGCGCGATGGCGGATCACAGGTGACGACGACCTACATGCAGCAGCTGGGCGACCTGATGCGGACCACCAATGGGACGCCGCTGCTGAACGAGTATTCGGACAAGTTCCAGGCCGCCATCAAGACGCTGTCGACCTCGCCCGAGGACGAGACGGCGCAGTATCAGCTGGTCCAGGCCGCCGAAAGCTTCTCGCGCGAAATCCGCCGTGTGTCGGAGGGTGTCGAGCAGATCGACCGCGACATGAAGACCGACATCACCAAATCGGTCGACACCGTCAACGACCTGCTGAAGCAGATCAACTCGATCAACAACGACATGGTGTCGCTGCAAGGCCAGGGCTCGGCCGCCAACGCCGTCGCCGACAAGCGCGACGGGCTGGTCCGCGAGCTGAGCACCTACATGGGCATCCGCACCGTGGAACGGCCGGACGGACGGCTGGCCATCTTCACCCCGTCGGGTCTGGCGCTGGTCGATGCGCAGCCGGCAAATCTTTCCTATGACGGCGGCAACATCAACCTACAGGTCGGCAATCAGGTCACCTCGATCAACAGCCACCTGACCACCGGCAAGCTGGGTTCGCTGATCCAGATGCGCAAGGACGGCTCGACCACCGAGCCGCCGACCCCGGCCAGCGGCGACCCGACGACGGAGATCATCCGCAAGCTGCGCTCGCAGCTGGACGAGTTCGCCCAGGCCTTCACCGGACCGACCAAGCCGGGCGAGCCGACCAGCTTCGCCGACGCCTACGACAATGCCAGCCCGGCCGCCGCCGGCGAGCAGGCCAACCAGTTCTTCACCGGCAACGACCGTTTCACCATCACCATCAACGCCAAGCTCCTGGACAACACCAGCAAAATCAAGCAGTCGGCCATCGACGGCATCGTGAAGGCGGTCAACTCCGCCGGTCGCAGCTTCGATGCCGACGGCCTTCAGATGAAGGACACCACCTACAGCGCCATGGGCAGCGCCATCACCGGCACCTGGATGGCCGCGGCCAAGACGGCCAACACCGCCGCCGATTCCAACAAGGAGTCGATGCAGCTCCTCAGCGAGCGCTACCAGTCGCAGACCGGCGTGAACATCGACGAGGAAATCGCCCAGCTCCAACAGCTCCAGACCTCCTACCAGGCTTCGGCACGGGTCATGCAAGTGGCCAATGCAATGTTTGATGCGCTGGAGGCGGTGGTCCGATGA
- a CDS encoding flagellar hook-basal body complex protein has translation MSIFGSMTTAVLGLNAQSKALGHISDNIANSSTIGYKRVDSAFETMVLQSSQRLHEPGGVTAQPVFMNNIQGSLTQVQSPTNVAIQGQGFFSVTKVATQGSSTLVQTQTGTVNSSAAFYTRAGDFELDKSRYLVNSAGYALNGWLVDPVTGVLQKDQVAPIQVNSLIDKPVATNTIDLSANLPATPKAGEKIPDSSIQIFDSQGNPRTVNFKWRQQADSSWRMVLDAPGSNTKPVDGTFSGNPATVTFGQNIPGQTAVAQVNVITIAGNNTNGQDNLRIGDTYSVKVDGTTYSLKVTSDNIGSIRTYSGLAGALANQINSASPAASVLATSSGQTIRVTARNPGTPFKLNTDVVSGTNTTNTIVTQTSTAATASAGEIDKFQFPQTQVEVGDSFTINVNGTPISYTVTAATYQSYSTVSDVVSQLAGKINQALGTTVTASSAGNILSIQANAVNTNVTSSATVTNSSASVNTMSSLPSVSSVAGVRQSRTVTLTGTPGDIGTQYTLSINGTAVTYSTTGEEMTMEDITAALANKINSNTSLPVTATAQGGVITVTAKTAATPTNTNTMTGTGTITLGGSTVDVGDTYSVTAGGVTYSLTLDNANINTYSTPNAVLNYFATQINAAGGTATVTGNALAVTSDATATGTVNDATKQQFTLDQSAVAGQTPAHIGLTFGKTPETVGTLTNISTALVGTGTAVSAANQSAGSDANVTFTVDYGFGPQQITLNLGKYQKPGGLTQYAGEEINVTQLVQNGAPRGQFKDVVFGDNGTVLVNYDNGRSKMIAKVPIITFNNPNALQRESGGVFVESEEAGKPNFNDPETNGAGAVVANSVESSNVDIADEFTKMIVTQRSYSANAKIVTTSDEMLQEVLGLKR, from the coding sequence ATGAGCATCTTCGGTTCGATGACAACCGCCGTTCTCGGCCTGAATGCCCAGTCGAAGGCGCTCGGACATATCTCGGACAACATCGCGAACAGCTCGACCATCGGCTACAAGCGTGTCGATTCAGCCTTCGAGACGATGGTGCTCCAGTCCAGCCAGCGCCTGCACGAGCCGGGCGGGGTCACGGCGCAACCGGTCTTCATGAACAACATCCAGGGCAGCCTGACCCAGGTGCAGAGCCCGACCAACGTCGCCATCCAGGGCCAGGGCTTCTTCAGCGTCACCAAGGTGGCGACCCAGGGATCCAGCACGCTGGTGCAGACGCAGACGGGCACGGTCAATTCATCGGCCGCCTTCTACACCCGCGCCGGCGACTTCGAACTGGACAAGAGCCGCTATCTGGTCAACAGCGCCGGCTATGCCCTGAACGGCTGGCTGGTTGATCCGGTGACCGGCGTCCTGCAAAAGGACCAGGTCGCGCCGATCCAGGTCAACTCGCTGATCGACAAGCCGGTGGCGACCAACACGATCGACCTGTCCGCCAACCTGCCGGCGACGCCGAAGGCGGGTGAGAAGATCCCCGACAGCAGCATCCAGATCTTCGACAGCCAGGGCAACCCGCGCACCGTCAATTTCAAGTGGCGGCAGCAGGCGGACAGCAGCTGGCGCATGGTCCTGGACGCGCCGGGATCGAACACAAAGCCGGTTGACGGCACCTTCTCCGGCAATCCCGCCACCGTGACCTTCGGCCAGAACATTCCGGGCCAGACGGCGGTGGCACAGGTCAACGTCATCACCATTGCCGGCAACAACACCAACGGCCAGGACAACCTGCGCATCGGCGACACTTACTCGGTGAAGGTCGACGGCACCACCTACAGCCTGAAGGTCACCTCCGACAACATCGGCTCGATCCGCACATATTCCGGCCTGGCCGGCGCGCTGGCCAACCAGATCAACTCCGCCTCGCCGGCGGCGTCGGTGCTCGCCACCTCGTCGGGCCAGACCATCCGCGTCACCGCCCGCAACCCCGGCACGCCGTTCAAGCTGAACACCGACGTGGTGTCCGGCACCAACACCACCAACACCATCGTCACCCAGACCTCGACGGCGGCGACCGCGAGCGCCGGCGAGATCGACAAGTTCCAGTTTCCGCAGACCCAGGTCGAAGTCGGTGACTCCTTCACCATCAACGTGAACGGCACGCCGATCAGCTACACGGTGACCGCCGCCACCTACCAGAGCTATTCGACGGTGAGCGACGTCGTCTCGCAGCTGGCCGGCAAGATCAATCAGGCGCTTGGCACGACCGTCACCGCGTCGTCGGCAGGCAACATCCTGTCGATCCAGGCCAACGCGGTGAACACCAACGTCACCTCCAGCGCGACGGTGACCAATTCCAGCGCTTCCGTGAATACGATGAGTTCGCTGCCGTCGGTGTCGAGCGTGGCCGGCGTGCGCCAGAGCCGTACGGTGACATTGACCGGCACGCCGGGCGACATCGGCACGCAATACACCCTCAGCATCAACGGCACGGCGGTGACCTACAGCACCACCGGCGAAGAGATGACGATGGAGGACATCACCGCGGCGCTGGCCAACAAGATCAACTCCAACACTTCGCTGCCGGTGACCGCCACCGCCCAGGGCGGCGTCATCACCGTCACCGCAAAGACCGCTGCCACGCCGACCAACACCAATACGATGACCGGTACCGGCACCATCACGCTGGGCGGGTCGACGGTGGATGTCGGCGACACCTACAGCGTGACGGCGGGCGGCGTGACCTACTCGCTGACCCTGGACAACGCCAACATCAACACCTACAGCACGCCGAATGCGGTGCTGAACTATTTCGCCACCCAGATCAATGCGGCTGGCGGTACCGCGACCGTGACCGGCAACGCACTTGCCGTCACCAGCGACGCCACCGCCACCGGCACAGTGAACGATGCGACCAAGCAGCAGTTCACCCTGGACCAGAGCGCGGTCGCCGGCCAGACGCCCGCCCACATCGGCCTGACCTTCGGCAAGACGCCGGAGACGGTCGGCACGCTGACCAACATCTCCACCGCCCTGGTCGGCACCGGCACGGCGGTCAGTGCCGCCAACCAGTCCGCCGGGTCCGATGCCAATGTCACCTTCACCGTCGATTACGGCTTCGGCCCGCAGCAGATCACGCTGAACCTCGGCAAGTACCAGAAGCCTGGCGGCCTGACCCAGTATGCAGGCGAGGAGATCAACGTCACGCAGCTGGTCCAGAACGGCGCGCCACGCGGACAGTTCAAGGACGTGGTGTTCGGCGACAACGGCACGGTGCTGGTCAACTACGACAACGGACGGTCCAAGATGATCGCGAAGGTTCCGATCATCACCTTCAACAACCCGAACGCCCTGCAACGCGAGTCCGGTGGCGTCTTCGTCGAAAGCGAAGAGGCGGGCAAGCCGAACTTCAACGATCCGGAAACGAACGGCGCCGGTGCCGTGGTGGCGAACAGCGTCGAAAGCTCCAACGTCGACATCGCCGACGAGTTCACCAAGATGATCGTCACCCAGCGGAGCTATTCCGCCAACGCGAAGATCGTCACCACGTCGGACGAAATGCTTCAGGAAGTGCTGGGGCTGAAGCGCTAA
- a CDS encoding TRAP transporter substrate-binding protein, protein MERRAFLTKAGVGAVSTVAASTLAAPAIAQTQPTIQWRLASSFPKSTDILIGTSELIAKRVSEATDGKFQIRVHAAGEIVPGLQVLDAVQNGTVQCGHTCGYYYVGKEPTFAFDTAIPFGPNARQQNAWYQYGGGQEVMRAFFAKHGIVQFPAGNTGAQMGGWYRKEIKSLADFNGLKIRIAGITGQIMAKLGAAPTQIAGSDIYPALEKGTIDAVEFVGPYDDEKLGFVQVAKYYYYPGWWEGGPQVSLYINQKEWEALPKSYQAILTAACAEANSAMTARYDAENARALKRLVAKGALLRPFPRDLMEAAHKIAYEMYDDLAKTNPDFKAVYDSWKPFLDEVQLWFRVAELPYDNFMQSAGRSK, encoded by the coding sequence GTGGAAAGAAGAGCGTTTCTCACCAAGGCCGGCGTCGGTGCCGTTTCGACCGTTGCCGCCTCGACCCTCGCGGCCCCGGCCATCGCGCAGACCCAGCCGACCATCCAGTGGCGCCTGGCTTCGAGCTTCCCGAAGAGCACCGATATCCTTATCGGCACCTCCGAACTGATCGCCAAGCGCGTGTCCGAGGCGACCGACGGCAAGTTCCAGATCCGCGTGCATGCCGCCGGTGAGATCGTCCCCGGCCTTCAGGTGCTGGACGCCGTGCAGAACGGCACCGTCCAGTGCGGCCACACCTGCGGCTACTACTATGTCGGCAAGGAGCCGACCTTCGCCTTCGACACCGCGATTCCCTTCGGCCCGAACGCCCGCCAGCAGAACGCCTGGTACCAGTATGGCGGCGGCCAGGAGGTGATGCGCGCCTTCTTCGCCAAGCACGGCATCGTCCAGTTCCCGGCCGGCAACACCGGGGCCCAGATGGGCGGCTGGTACCGCAAGGAAATCAAGTCGCTGGCCGACTTCAACGGCCTGAAGATCCGCATCGCCGGCATCACCGGCCAGATCATGGCCAAGCTGGGCGCTGCCCCGACCCAGATCGCCGGCAGCGACATCTACCCGGCGCTGGAGAAGGGCACCATCGACGCGGTCGAGTTCGTCGGCCCCTATGACGACGAGAAGCTCGGCTTCGTCCAGGTCGCCAAATACTACTACTATCCGGGCTGGTGGGAAGGCGGGCCGCAGGTCTCGCTCTACATCAACCAGAAGGAATGGGAAGCCCTGCCCAAGTCCTATCAGGCGATCCTGACGGCGGCCTGTGCCGAGGCGAACAGCGCGATGACCGCCCGCTACGACGCGGAGAACGCCAGGGCGCTGAAGCGTCTGGTCGCCAAGGGCGCCCTGCTGCGTCCCTTCCCGCGCGACCTGATGGAGGCCGCCCACAAGATCGCCTACGAGATGTACGACGATCTCGCCAAGACCAACCCGGACTTCAAGGCCGTCTACGACAGCTGGAAGCCGTTCCTGGACGAGGTGCAGCTGTGGTTCCGCGTGGCGGAGCTGCCCTACGACAACTTCATGCAGTCGGCCGGCCGCTCCAAGTAA
- a CDS encoding tetratricopeptide repeat protein, which translates to MATLLDALNAAVNHHMAGRADAAADAYRRILAAEPAQPDTLHLSGVLWAQTGDAATAVRWIGRAVRLRPGAPAPWSHLGAALRAAELPERAEPVLRRALALDPADGDALEAQGASLHALARYADARRWLERADRLRPGHAATLLNLGTVLRDQRRFDEAEACFDAVLVHNPAYADAHLARAVGRLVRGDLRAGWEGFEHRWHRFATPPWAGQPPGGATILLHMDQGFGDAIQFVRYAPLVAQIAAQGGGRVILETHLLLYRLFNRCLGSSIQVLTRGEAPPPHDIHCPLMSLPRAFGTGLADIPAAVPYLAPDPGDIARWRDRLDGLGDAEEERPGFQGGLRTGLMVGLVWAGNPQHRNDRNRSIPAEALLPLLRVPGVRFVSLQTGEAAAALDRLPGVRVPNAMERVRDFADTAAILANLDLLVTVDTAIAHLAGAMGVPCWLMLPHVPDWRWMLDRADSPWYPSLRLFRQPRPGDWTTTLGTAAAVLKAQAARAARIVAR; encoded by the coding sequence ATGGCTACACTCCTGGACGCTCTCAACGCCGCCGTCAACCACCACATGGCCGGTCGTGCCGATGCGGCGGCCGACGCCTATCGCCGGATCCTGGCGGCGGAGCCGGCGCAGCCCGACACGCTGCACCTGTCCGGCGTTCTGTGGGCGCAGACGGGCGACGCGGCTACCGCAGTGCGGTGGATCGGCCGCGCGGTACGGCTCCGCCCCGGCGCCCCGGCGCCCTGGAGCCATCTGGGAGCGGCTCTGCGGGCGGCGGAGTTGCCGGAGCGGGCGGAACCGGTGCTGCGGCGTGCCCTGGCCCTCGACCCGGCCGATGGCGACGCGCTGGAGGCACAGGGCGCGTCCCTGCACGCACTGGCGCGCTATGCCGACGCCCGGCGCTGGCTGGAGCGTGCGGACAGGCTGCGGCCCGGCCATGCCGCGACATTGTTGAATCTCGGCACCGTCCTGCGTGACCAGCGCCGCTTCGACGAGGCGGAGGCCTGCTTCGACGCCGTCCTGGTGCACAACCCCGCCTATGCCGACGCCCATCTTGCCCGTGCGGTGGGGCGGCTGGTCCGTGGCGACCTGCGCGCGGGATGGGAGGGGTTCGAGCATCGCTGGCATCGCTTCGCCACCCCGCCTTGGGCCGGACAGCCACCGGGCGGCGCCACCATCCTGCTGCACATGGACCAGGGCTTCGGCGATGCCATCCAGTTCGTCCGCTACGCCCCGCTGGTGGCGCAGATCGCCGCCCAGGGCGGCGGGCGGGTGATCCTGGAAACCCATCTGCTGCTCTACCGACTCTTCAACCGTTGCCTCGGGTCGTCGATCCAGGTGCTGACGCGGGGCGAGGCACCGCCGCCGCACGACATCCATTGCCCGCTGATGAGCCTGCCGCGCGCCTTCGGCACCGGTCTGGCGGACATTCCGGCCGCCGTGCCCTATCTGGCCCCAGACCCCGGCGACATCGCCCGCTGGCGTGACCGGTTGGACGGGCTGGGCGATGCTGAAGAGGAGCGCCCGGGCTTCCAGGGCGGCCTGCGGACCGGGCTGATGGTTGGGCTGGTCTGGGCCGGCAATCCCCAGCACCGCAACGACCGCAACCGCTCGATTCCGGCTGAGGCCCTGCTGCCGCTGCTGAGGGTGCCGGGCGTGCGCTTCGTCAGCCTGCAGACCGGCGAGGCGGCCGCCGCACTGGACCGCCTGCCCGGCGTGAGGGTTCCGAATGCGATGGAGCGGGTGCGCGACTTCGCCGACACCGCCGCCATTCTTGCCAACCTCGACCTGCTGGTGACGGTGGATACCGCCATCGCCCACCTTGCCGGGGCGATGGGCGTGCCGTGCTGGCTGATGCTTCCCCACGTGCCGGACTGGCGCTGGATGCTCGACCGTGCCGACAGCCCCTGGTACCCGTCGCTGCGTCTGTTCCGCCAGCCGCGGCCGGGTGACTGGACGACCACGCTGGGTACCGCCGCCGCCGTGCTGAAGGCGCAGGCCGCCCGAGCCGCCCGGATCGTCGCGAGATAA
- a CDS encoding alpha-amylase family glycosyl hydrolase has product MPHTHSLSQTAGPNLSWLNGAALYQIYPLSFRDHGGDGWGDLDGVIEGLDHVASLGVDGIWISPFYPSPRTDFGYDVADHRAVDPRMGNLAVFDRLIERAHGLGLKVLVDLVCGHTSDSHDWFVESRRSRNNDKSDWYVWADAKPDGTAPNNWLSVFGGAAWNWEPRRRQYYLHHFLASQPALNLHHPAVMDALCETAEFWMQRGVDGFRIDAVDFFAHDPQLRSNPAAIWREAEPPLKPFALQQHVYDMMHPAIGGILSRLRETVERYPGRVLLGELSSQPGAGQRIAAYCTPQGLHAAYTLSLAKQPFSAKGFAQALGAAGRPDSICWSLSNHDVERAASRWLPAGADPQSFNALLAMLAASLPGTVCLYQGEELALPNAVLEQHQLRDPFGITYWPDFQGRDGSRTPIPWRGGEPHAGFSIAEPWLPVSDAHRDLAIDRQERTAGSPLAVWRAALSLRRDLEALRSGSVIAVEEHGDLLSFERTTGDDRLLAVFNMADRPAEFALRGRGEPEALSIPRAPGALPPELTTDGRTLVMPPLSVFLGRLRPAS; this is encoded by the coding sequence TTGCCTCACACTCACTCCCTCTCCCAGACGGCCGGTCCGAATCTGTCCTGGCTGAACGGGGCGGCGCTCTACCAGATCTACCCGCTGAGCTTCCGAGACCATGGCGGCGATGGTTGGGGCGACCTCGACGGTGTGATCGAGGGGCTGGACCATGTGGCCTCGCTGGGTGTCGACGGGATCTGGATCAGCCCCTTCTACCCGTCGCCGCGCACCGATTTCGGCTATGACGTCGCCGACCATCGGGCGGTGGATCCGCGCATGGGCAACCTCGCCGTATTCGACCGGTTGATCGAGCGCGCTCATGGGCTGGGTTTGAAGGTGCTGGTCGATCTGGTCTGCGGCCACACCTCCGACTCCCATGACTGGTTCGTGGAAAGCCGCCGCTCCCGCAATAACGACAAGTCCGACTGGTATGTCTGGGCCGACGCCAAGCCGGACGGCACCGCGCCGAACAACTGGCTGTCGGTGTTCGGCGGCGCCGCCTGGAACTGGGAGCCGCGTCGGCGGCAATATTACCTGCATCATTTCCTGGCCAGCCAGCCGGCGCTGAACCTGCACCACCCCGCGGTGATGGACGCGCTGTGCGAGACGGCGGAATTCTGGATGCAGCGCGGCGTCGACGGTTTCCGCATCGATGCGGTCGACTTCTTCGCCCATGACCCGCAACTGCGCTCCAACCCCGCCGCGATCTGGCGCGAGGCCGAGCCGCCCCTGAAGCCCTTCGCCCTGCAACAGCATGTCTACGACATGATGCATCCGGCCATCGGCGGCATCCTGTCCCGTCTGCGCGAGACGGTGGAGCGCTATCCCGGCCGCGTCCTGCTGGGCGAGCTGTCGAGCCAGCCCGGCGCCGGGCAGCGCATCGCCGCCTACTGCACGCCGCAGGGGCTCCATGCCGCCTATACCCTGTCGCTTGCCAAGCAGCCCTTCAGCGCCAAGGGCTTTGCCCAGGCGCTTGGCGCGGCGGGGCGGCCGGACTCGATCTGCTGGAGCCTGTCCAACCATGACGTGGAGCGGGCCGCCAGCCGCTGGCTGCCCGCTGGTGCCGACCCGCAGTCCTTCAACGCCTTGTTGGCGATGCTGGCGGCATCGCTGCCCGGCACCGTCTGCCTCTATCAGGGAGAGGAACTGGCCCTGCCCAACGCCGTGTTGGAGCAGCACCAGCTGCGTGACCCGTTCGGCATCACATACTGGCCCGATTTCCAAGGCCGCGACGGCAGCCGCACACCCATACCCTGGCGGGGTGGCGAGCCCCATGCCGGCTTCAGCATCGCCGAACCCTGGCTGCCGGTGTCCGACGCCCATCGCGACCTCGCCATCGACCGGCAGGAGCGGACGGCCGGCAGTCCCCTGGCGGTATGGCGCGCCGCCCTCTCGCTGCGCCGTGACCTGGAGGCGCTGCGCAGCGGCAGCGTCATCGCGGTGGAGGAGCATGGCGACCTCCTGTCCTTCGAGCGGACAACGGGCGACGACCGTCTGCTGGCGGTCTTCAACATGGCCGACCGCCCGGCGGAATTCGCGTTGCGCGGCCGTGGCGAACCGGAAGCCCTGTCCATTCCCCGCGCCCCCGGCGCTCTGCCGCCGGAATTGACCACCGACGGACGGACGCTGGTGATGCCGCCGCTGTCGGTCTTCCTGGGGCGGCTGCGCCCCGCCTCCTGA